The following are from one region of the Streptomyces decoyicus genome:
- a CDS encoding protealysin inhibitor emfourin, protein MRIHIHRTGGFAGVDRRAEVDTSGRPDAEDWQSLAKDAVATARTEPPVGVPDGFSYQITVDGRTVYCSDPRLTDEQRTLITKVMKEGS, encoded by the coding sequence ATGCGCATTCACATTCACCGCACCGGTGGCTTTGCGGGCGTCGACCGCCGCGCCGAGGTCGACACCTCGGGCCGCCCTGACGCCGAAGACTGGCAGTCCCTGGCCAAGGACGCCGTCGCCACCGCCCGCACCGAGCCCCCCGTCGGAGTGCCGGACGGCTTCAGCTACCAGATCACGGTCGACGGCCGGACGGTGTACTGCTCCGATCCGCGGCTCACGGACGAGCAGCGGACGCTGATCACCAAGGTGATGAAGGAAGGGTCGTAG
- a CDS encoding GH1 family beta-glucosidase produces the protein MTTVPVSPLPLPRFPRDFLWGVSTSAAQIEGAVAEDGRGRSVWDVFAAEAGRIKDGSDARVATDHYHRYREDVGLLEELGAGAYRFSVAWPRVVPDGDGPVNEAGLDFYDRLVDALLAAGIAPVPTLFHWDTPQALEERGGWLVRETAERFAAYADVVAGRLGDRVEHWITLNEPAEVTLLGYGLGQHAPGRQLLFEALPAAHHQLLGHGLAVQALRARGATNIGIANSHGPTWRASPSEADTEAAGLYDLLLNRLFAEPVLLGRYPDEELAALLPGPVAEDLKVISQPLDRYGINYYQPTLVGAPGADGAGAADFGGIRLPPELPFAPREIEGYPRTDFGWPVVPEALTELLVTFRERYGDRLPPVVITENGCSYEGVEDAERIAFLDGHLRALHAAMASGADVRGYFVWSLTDNFEWAEGYARRFGLVHVDYATLARTPKASYHWLRDVLREQARG, from the coding sequence ATGACAACGGTGCCGGTCTCCCCCCTGCCCCTGCCCCGCTTCCCCCGCGACTTCCTGTGGGGGGTGTCCACCTCCGCCGCCCAGATCGAGGGGGCGGTGGCGGAGGACGGGCGGGGACGGTCCGTATGGGATGTCTTCGCGGCGGAGGCCGGGCGGATCAAGGACGGGTCGGACGCCCGGGTGGCGACCGACCACTACCACCGCTACCGCGAGGACGTGGGGCTGCTCGAGGAGCTCGGGGCCGGGGCGTACCGCTTCTCGGTGGCCTGGCCGCGGGTGGTGCCGGACGGGGACGGTCCGGTCAACGAGGCCGGGCTGGACTTCTACGACCGGCTGGTGGACGCCTTGCTGGCGGCGGGGATCGCGCCCGTGCCGACGCTGTTCCACTGGGATACACCGCAGGCGCTGGAGGAGCGCGGCGGCTGGCTCGTACGGGAGACCGCCGAGCGCTTCGCGGCGTATGCGGACGTGGTGGCGGGGCGGCTCGGGGACCGGGTGGAGCACTGGATCACCCTCAACGAGCCCGCCGAGGTGACCTTGCTGGGTTACGGGCTGGGGCAGCATGCCCCGGGGCGGCAGCTTCTGTTCGAGGCGCTGCCGGCGGCGCACCATCAGCTGCTGGGGCACGGGCTGGCCGTGCAGGCGCTGCGGGCCCGTGGGGCGACGAACATCGGGATCGCCAACTCGCACGGCCCGACGTGGCGGGCGAGTCCGTCGGAGGCCGACACCGAGGCGGCCGGTCTCTACGACCTGCTGCTCAACCGGCTGTTCGCGGAGCCGGTGCTGCTGGGGCGCTATCCGGACGAGGAGCTGGCGGCGCTGCTGCCGGGGCCGGTCGCCGAGGACCTGAAGGTCATCTCGCAGCCGCTGGACCGATACGGGATCAACTACTACCAGCCGACGCTGGTGGGTGCCCCCGGAGCGGACGGTGCCGGGGCGGCCGACTTCGGCGGGATCCGGCTGCCGCCCGAACTCCCCTTCGCGCCGCGGGAGATCGAGGGGTATCCGCGGACCGATTTCGGCTGGCCGGTGGTGCCGGAGGCGCTGACCGAGCTGCTGGTGACGTTCCGGGAACGGTACGGGGACCGGCTGCCGCCCGTCGTGATCACCGAGAACGGCTGCTCGTACGAGGGGGTTGAGGACGCGGAGCGGATCGCGTTCCTGGACGGGCATCTGCGGGCGTTGCATGCGGCAATGGCGTCCGGGGCCGATGTCCGCGGGTACTTCGTGTGGTCGTTGACGGACAACTTCGAGTGGGCGGAGGGGTACGCCCGGCGGTTCGGTCTGGTGCATGTCGACTACGCGACCTTGGCGCGGACGCCCAAGGCCTCGTACCACTGGCTGCGGGATGTGCTGCGGGAGCAGGCCCGGGGATGA